DNA sequence from the Carnobacterium funditum DSM 5970 genome:
GAATTACAAATAAAACAGAAATCATCGGAATAGTTGGTAACGGTGCAAACTATGATGTTCAAATAGAAGCTAATGTACCTGAATGTGATGTGTTTATTGCAGTAACGGAAATGGATGAGATCAATATGATCGCTTCTATTATAGCAAAGAAATTAGGAGCTAAAAATACCATCTTAAGAGCTAGGAATCGAGAATACTCTTCTCATATGGATTTTGTTCGTGAAAGTTTAGGGATTACGATGATGATTAACCCCGAATTAGAAGCTGCCAAATATATGGCTAACTTAATTAAATTTCCTTCGGCATTAAGTGTGGAATCATTTGTTTACGGGCGAGTGAATATGGTAGAACTAGAAATTAATGAAAAAAGTAAACTAGACAACATCAATTTAAAAGAATTTAAAAATCAACATAAAGATATCATGGTTATGATTGTTCTCAGAGGAGATCATGCGTTTATTCCTTTCGGAGACAGTGTCTTAAAAAAGGGAGATCGCATCTATGTAACAGGTGGTCAAAAACAACTAAATAAATTTTATAAAGCAGCAGGTTCTTATAAAGAAAAAATCAGATCAGTAATGATAATTGGTGGAGGAAGAATTACTTATTATTTGTTAACACTATTAGCTCCTTTAAAATTAAACATCAAGGTTATTGAACACAATGAAACAAAAGCAATAGAATTAAGCAGTCATTTTCCAGATGTAGTTGTGATCAATGGAGATGGTACCGACCAAATGCTGTTGGACGAGGAACGTATGGAAATGTATGACGCTCTAATTAGTTTGACAGGTGTGGATGAAGAAAATGTCATTAATTCCATGTATGCTGCAAAAAAAGATATGAAAAAAATTATCACCAAAATAAATCGGATTTCTTTGATGAAAATTCTTGGTAGTGTAGGTTTACAATCAGTTATTACACCTAAAAGGATTATTGCAAATTCAATCATACGCTTTGTTCGGTCACTAAAAGAATCTCAAGGATCAGACGTTGAGGCACTTTATCGCCTAGCTGATGATCAA
Encoded proteins:
- the trkA gene encoding Trk system potassium transporter TrkA is translated as MKIVIVGGGKVGEFLCASLSTEGNNVILIEKDSRILDRITNKTEIIGIVGNGANYDVQIEANVPECDVFIAVTEMDEINMIASIIAKKLGAKNTILRARNREYSSHMDFVRESLGITMMINPELEAAKYMANLIKFPSALSVESFVYGRVNMVELEINEKSKLDNINLKEFKNQHKDIMVMIVLRGDHAFIPFGDSVLKKGDRIYVTGGQKQLNKFYKAAGSYKEKIRSVMIIGGGRITYYLLTLLAPLKLNIKVIEHNETKAIELSSHFPDVVVINGDGTDQMLLDEERMEMYDALISLTGVDEENVINSMYAAKKDMKKIITKINRISLMKILGSVGLQSVITPKRIIANSIIRFVRSLKESQGSDVEALYRLADDQVEVLQFRVKESSRIINIPLSRLNTKNNLLIAYIVRKKKVIFPDGKDVIKPKDYVVVVSSNGFFNDIDDIREPKMVKKNE